A genomic stretch from Solanum stenotomum isolate F172 chromosome 8, ASM1918654v1, whole genome shotgun sequence includes:
- the LOC125873210 gene encoding uncharacterized protein LOC125873210 produces MRDFASCFNEYAVQVSDNTSCSSYSNSACIPPSIIPSVQNTVNCLYKVNLSNKKHVLITISWCKTNVTQGLSVHFGDDHPNVFKLNTNTRLFRKKKGSKSMDLDNFKVEIIWDLCGARYLSSGPEPIDGYYVLVIVDSQLGLILGDMAEEASLRKLKNGIPMAKFSLVSRQEHFSGNTIYSTKAQFCDSGNIHDVLIRCNGENDGLKHPVLTVYIDKKMVIRVKRLQWNFRGNQSIFLDGLLVDLMWNVHDWFFNPASGIALFMFRTRSGMDSRLWLDDKDKFLIKDQEKVEFSLLIYASKST; encoded by the coding sequence atgagagattTTGCTTCTTGTTTCAATGAATATGCTGTACAAGTTTCTGATAATACTTCTTGTTCTAGTTACTCAAACTCTGCTTGTATCCCTCCTTCTATAATTCCTTCAGTACAAAACACTGTCAATTGTTTGTACAAAGTCAATTTATCCAATAAAAAACATGTGTTGATCACAATTTCATGGTGCAAAACAAATGTAACACAAGGCCTAAGTGTACACTTTGGTGATGATCATCCAAATGTATTCAAACTCAACACGAATACGCGTCTTTTTAGGAAGAAAAAGGGAAGTAAATCAATGGATTTGGATAATTTTAAGGTTGAAATTATATGGGATTTGTGTGGAGCTAGGTACTTAAGTAGTGGTCCTGAACCAATTGATGGATATTATGTATTAGTCATAGTTGATTCACAACTTGGACTAATTCTTGGTGATATGGCTGAAGAAGCATCATTAAGGAAGTTGAAAAATGGAATTCCAATGGCTAAATTTTCATTGGTTTCAAGACAAGAACATTTTTCTGGAAATACAATTTATTCAACCAAGGCTCAATTTTGTGATAGTGGTAACATTCATGATGTTTTAATTCGTTGCAACGGCGAAAATGATGGACTAAAGCATCCTGTTTTGACAGTTTATATTGATAAGAAGATGGTGATTAGAGTTAAAAGATTGCAATGGAACTTCAGGGGAAATCAGAGTATTTTTTTGGATGGATTGCTTGTTGATCTAATGTGGAATGTTCATGATTGGTTCTTTAATCCAGCTTCTGGTATTGCACTATTTATGTTTAGGACAAGAAGTGGTATGGATAGTAGATTGTGGCTAGATGATAAAGACAAATTCCTCATCAAAGATCAAGAAAAAGTTGAATTCTCATTGTTGATCTATGCTTCTAAGAGCACATAA
- the LOC125873214 gene encoding uncharacterized protein LOC125873214, producing the protein MSEEAPFYPREKLVEKQKFYQSVHKHTYLKGRFDKITSVAIPAALAASALFMIGRGIYNMSHGVGKKE; encoded by the exons ATGTCAGAAGAAGCACCTTTCTATCCCAGAGAAAAGCTTGTTGAGAAGCAAAAGTTTTACCAAAGCGTCCACAAGCACACATACTTGAAAGGTCGTTTTGACAAGATCACCTCAGTGGCCATTCCAGCTGCTTTGGCAGCTTCTGCTTTGTTTATGATT GGGAGAGGGATCTACAACATGTCTCATGGCGTAGGGAAGAAGGAATAA
- the LOC125873201 gene encoding serine/threonine-protein kinase D6PKL1-like, whose protein sequence is MLLEAMGGLPGTSEITESIEDLNPATDKQYCMKDDINKLFEAIEIRTPRRGVSKSEQGVKDAFNKSAMKRPMRSSPSRASGFDNSEPASLKQAFRGLCISQASELAAVKKRSSKASRLSGVSETGAVKSLYRPVVVQDNVPEHTVNEGVGNLVEISLIPDRSVSNISDQITEYEHVPSKEKSTYAADSCHISKGAMEHGAEISEISDGKEACPHSTDIGSGYLKEVSERKLFLELPQSSTATSANKVEAQTVSLSDEAPTMVIPSDKEQALDSDLVSCSCTSITGNKVMRPTSSSPSLMRPVSRSRMFVKKNVISALTNSSKQSNGGIDNYLSCSTSEIPCQTPEYVLRNDQREEDKEPSESCGENSIEVSTSILESSVTKPGLRSSSCNRTRCIVKKGDERSLSREKGEISQSSKSSIGDYSSTTSLSEESYRSGSSRSGYRPHMSVDLRWEAIRCIQKQHGNISLKQFKMLKKLGGGDIGTVYLSELMGTNCQFAVKVMDNDFLTSRRKMTRAQTEKEILQILDHPFLPTLYAHITNDKYSCLVMEYCPGGDLHVLRQKQANKNFSEQAVRFYVAEVLLAVEYLHMLGVIYRDLKPENVLVREDGHIMLSDFDLSLRCVVNPMLVKSCSPVIKPPKTSSPCSESSCIDPFCLHPSWQVSCFTPRFLSATSKTRKLKADIAAQVTPLPQLVVEPTDARSNSFVGTHEYLAPEIIKGEGHGSAVDWWTFGIFLYELLYGRTPFKGPGNEDTLANVVSQCLKFPSYPVVSSSARDLIRRLLQKEPENRLGAEKGAAEIKQHPFFEGLNWALIRCETPPELPRFCDLGNVIPDTNQQNKEIAKSQKEFKSIGEDIAFEMF, encoded by the exons ATGCTTCTAGAAGCAATGGGTGGGTTGCCTGGTACTAGTGAAATTACCGAGTCAATAGAGGACTTAAATCCTGCAACCGATAAACAGTATTGTATGAAGGATGATATTAACAAGCTGTTTGAAGCTATAGAAATTAGGACTCCCCGTAGAGGTGTGAGTAAATCAGAACAGGGTGTCAAAGATGCTTTCAACAAAAGCGCAATGAAGAGACCAATGCGATCTAGCCCCTCTCGAGCATCAGGTTTTGATAATTCTGAGCCCGCAAGTTTGAAGCAGGCCTTCAGAGGATTATGCATCTCTCAGGCATCAGAGCTTGCTGCTGTGAAGAAGCGGTCGTCAAAAGCGTCCAGGCTGTCAGGCGTCTCAGAGACAGGGGCTGTCAAAAGCCTTTACAGACCTGTTGTTGTTCAGGATAATGTCCCTGAACATACTGTCAATGAAGGTGTAGGGAATTTAGTGGAGATATCCCTCATCCCAGATAGGAGTGTGTCAAATATTTCTGATCAGATTACTGAATATGAACATGTACCTTCTAAAGAAAAATCTACTTATGCTGCTGATTCTTGCCATATTTCTAAAGGTGCAATGGAACATGGTGCAGAAATAAGTGAAATTTCAGATGGAAAGGAGGCTTGTCCTCACTCTACTGATATTGGTTCTGGTTACTTGAAAGAAGTATCAGAGCGGAAATTATTTCTGGAACTACCACAATCTTCAACTGCCACTTCTGCTAATAAAGTGGAAGCCCAGACAGTGTCTCTCTCAGATGAAGCTCCAACAATGGTAATCCCATCCGACAAAGAGCAGGCACTAGATTCTGATCTTGTCTCTTGCTCATGTACTTCTATTACTGGAAATAAAGTCATGAGACCTACTTCTAGCAGTCCAAGTTTGATGAGACCAGTTTCCAGAAGCAGaatgtttgttaagaagaacgTCATTTCTGCTCTCACCAACAGTTCCAAGCAATCTAATGGTGGAATTGACAATTATTTGAGTTGTAGTACCAGTGAGATTCCTTGTCAGACACCTGAATATGTACTGAGGAATGATCAGAGAGAAGAGGATAAAGAACCTTCAGAATCATGTGGTGAAAATAGTATAGAAGTTAGCACATCTATTCTGGAATCAAGTGTTACTAAACCTGGTCTCAGATCAAGTAGTTGTAACAGAACAAGATGTATAGTTAAAAAAGGTGATGAAAGATCATTATCAAGAGAAAAAGGAGAGATATCTCAAAGTTCAAAGAGTAGCATTGGGGATTACAGCAGCACCACAAGCCTTAGCGAAGAAAGCTATCGCAGTGGGTCTAGCCGTAGTGGATATCGGCCTCATATGTCCGTAGATTTGAGATGGGAAGCCATTCGTTGTATTCAGAAGCAGCATGGAAACATTAGTTTGAAGCAATTTAAGATGCTTAAAAAACTTGGTGGAGGGGACATTGGGACTGTTTATCTGTCTGAGCTAATGGGCACAAACTGTCAGTTTGCTGTGAAAGTTATGGACAATGACTTTCTGACCAGCAGGAGGAAGATGACAAGAGCGCAGACTGAAAAAGAAATACTGCAAATTCTGGATCATCCTTTTCTTCCTACACTCTATGCTCATATTACCAATGACAAATATTCATGTTTAGTGATGGAATATTGTCCAGGAGGTGATCTGCATGTGCTCCGACAAAAGCAAGCCAACAAGAATTTCTCTGAACAAGCAGTCAG ATTTTATGTAGCTGAAGTTCTTCTTGCTGTGGAATACCTTCACATGCTTGGAGTCATATACCGAGACTTAAAACCAGAGAATGTCTTGGTTCGAGAAGATGGTCACATCATGCTGTCTGATTTTGATTTGTCTCTTAGGTGTGTTGTTAATCCTATGTTGGTGAAATCATGTTCTCCTGTGATTAAGCCTCCAAAGACGTCCAGTCCATGCTCGGAATCTAGCTGCATAGACCCCTTTTGCCTACATCCATCCTGGCAAGTATCCTGCTTCACCCCTAGATTTTTATCTGCAACATCAAAGACACGTAAGCTAAAGGCTGACATAGCTGCACAAGTCACACCTTTGCCACAGCTCGTGGTGGAGCCAACTGATGCCCGATCCAACTCGTTTGTTGGCACCCATGAGTACCTCGCTCCAGAGATTATCAAAGGAGAAGGTCATGGCAGTGCAGTAGATTGGTGGACCTTTGGTATCTTTCTATATGAACTGTTATATGGAAGGACACCTTTCAAAGGACCAGGAAATGAGGATACATTAGCAAATGTGGTTTCTCAGTGTCTCAAGTTCCCTTCATATCCTGTGGTTAGCTCTAGTGCGAGAGATTTGATCAGACGGTTATTGCAAAAGGAACCAGAGAATAGGTTGGGAGCTGAGAAAGGAGCTGCAGAGATAAAGCAGCATCCGTTCTTCGAGGGACTGAACTGGGCGCTGATACGATGTGAAACACCTCCAGAACTGCCTAGATTCTGTGACTTGGGAAATGTAATCCCTGATACCAACCAACAGAACAAGGAGATTGCCAAGTCTCAAAAAGAGTTCAAAAGTATAGGAGAGGACATTGCGTTTGAGATGTTTTAG
- the LOC125873209 gene encoding peroxisome biogenesis protein 16-like isoform X1: MEVYKRWIRRNKDFVRQLDSIANNLTWFLPDEFAESEIGPEAVSSLVGMISTVNEYIIETSPTEVHTRCAESSFIPLSLCLTLLKDLETSIEVVAQQIYGEKNKWNLIAITEAVKVCMRLVIFRKTGYKMLLEGGETENGENDSDSFSLQKTKRQLGKPTGNEESGITKTLHAQNSGNLEDRAISALSSFGKKATMQHPQAIMEPPSKLAERPNLWTFLSEKGVPGGFFMTGEILFIIRPLVYVLLMRKYGTRSWFPWCVSLAVDLIGNSILSVTLMSQHSGKNQQLQFSDSEKDEVKRRRMLWALYLMRDPLFTKYTRQRLESTQRLVQPIPILGFVAEKIIEILIGVQTRYTYISGS; the protein is encoded by the exons ATGGAGGTTTATAAGAGATGGATTAGGAGGAATAAAGATTTTGTGCGTCAATTGGATTCTATTGCCAAT AATTTAACGTGGTTCCTCCCAGATGAGTTTGCTGAATCAGAAATCGGGCCAGAAGCAG TGTCATCCCTTGTAGGAATGATTTCTACCGTGAATGAATACATAATAGAAACAAGTCCAACCGAGGTGCATACGAGATGTGCAGAGTCTTCTTTTATCCCTTTATCATTGTGCCTTACCTTGCTGAAAGACTTGGAAACATCAATTGAGGTTGTGGCTCAGCAAATTTATGGCGAAAAGAACAAATGGAATTTGATTGCCATAACTGAGGCTGTCAA GGTTTGTATGAGGCTGGTTATCTTCAGGAAGACTGGGTACAAAATGCTTTTAGAAGGAGGGGAAACtgaaaatggagaaaatgaTTCTGATTCTTTTAGTCTTCAAAAAACGAAGAGGCAGCTTGGTAAGCCTACAGGGAATGAAGAGTCTGGTATCACAAAAACACTTCATGCACAGAACTCTGGGAATCTTGAAGACAGGGCAATATCTGCCTTAAGCAGTTTTGGCAAGAAAGCTACAATGCAACATCCACAAGCAATAATGGAACCTCCAA GTAAACTAGCTGAGAGACCTAATCTATGGACTTTCTTATCTGAGAAAGGTGTTCCTGGAGGCTTCTTCATGACGGGAGAGATTTTGTTCATCATTAGGCCTCTTGTTTATGTACTATTGATGAGGAAATATGGAACGCGGTCGTGGTTTCCCTGGTGCGTGTCACTGGCTGTGGACCTCATCGGAAATAGCATTCTCTCAGTTACATTGATGTCTCAACATAGCGGGAAAAATCAGCAACTTCAGTTTTCTGACTCTGAGAAGGATGAG GTAAAAAGACGAAGAATGTTATGGGCGCTGTACCTCATGCGAGATCCACTTTTTACCAAGTATACCAG GCAAAGACTTGAAAGCACTCAAAGGCTAGTGCAACCCATTCCCATTCTTGGATTTGTTGCAG aaaaaataattgaaattctTATTGGAGTCCAAACGCGTTACACGTACATATCTGGTTCATAA
- the LOC125873209 gene encoding peroxisome biogenesis protein 16-like isoform X2 has protein sequence MISTVNEYIIETSPTEVHTRCAESSFIPLSLCLTLLKDLETSIEVVAQQIYGEKNKWNLIAITEAVKVCMRLVIFRKTGYKMLLEGGETENGENDSDSFSLQKTKRQLGKPTGNEESGITKTLHAQNSGNLEDRAISALSSFGKKATMQHPQAIMEPPSKLAERPNLWTFLSEKGVPGGFFMTGEILFIIRPLVYVLLMRKYGTRSWFPWCVSLAVDLIGNSILSVTLMSQHSGKNQQLQFSDSEKDEVKRRRMLWALYLMRDPLFTKYTRQRLESTQRLVQPIPILGFVAEKIIEILIGVQTRYTYISGS, from the exons ATGATTTCTACCGTGAATGAATACATAATAGAAACAAGTCCAACCGAGGTGCATACGAGATGTGCAGAGTCTTCTTTTATCCCTTTATCATTGTGCCTTACCTTGCTGAAAGACTTGGAAACATCAATTGAGGTTGTGGCTCAGCAAATTTATGGCGAAAAGAACAAATGGAATTTGATTGCCATAACTGAGGCTGTCAA GGTTTGTATGAGGCTGGTTATCTTCAGGAAGACTGGGTACAAAATGCTTTTAGAAGGAGGGGAAACtgaaaatggagaaaatgaTTCTGATTCTTTTAGTCTTCAAAAAACGAAGAGGCAGCTTGGTAAGCCTACAGGGAATGAAGAGTCTGGTATCACAAAAACACTTCATGCACAGAACTCTGGGAATCTTGAAGACAGGGCAATATCTGCCTTAAGCAGTTTTGGCAAGAAAGCTACAATGCAACATCCACAAGCAATAATGGAACCTCCAA GTAAACTAGCTGAGAGACCTAATCTATGGACTTTCTTATCTGAGAAAGGTGTTCCTGGAGGCTTCTTCATGACGGGAGAGATTTTGTTCATCATTAGGCCTCTTGTTTATGTACTATTGATGAGGAAATATGGAACGCGGTCGTGGTTTCCCTGGTGCGTGTCACTGGCTGTGGACCTCATCGGAAATAGCATTCTCTCAGTTACATTGATGTCTCAACATAGCGGGAAAAATCAGCAACTTCAGTTTTCTGACTCTGAGAAGGATGAG GTAAAAAGACGAAGAATGTTATGGGCGCTGTACCTCATGCGAGATCCACTTTTTACCAAGTATACCAG GCAAAGACTTGAAAGCACTCAAAGGCTAGTGCAACCCATTCCCATTCTTGGATTTGTTGCAG aaaaaataattgaaattctTATTGGAGTCCAAACGCGTTACACGTACATATCTGGTTCATAA